From the genome of Nicotiana sylvestris chromosome 2, ASM39365v2, whole genome shotgun sequence, one region includes:
- the LOC104221988 gene encoding uncharacterized protein translates to MASSTLNRWLRPEVYPLFAAVGVAVGICGMQLVRNICGNPEVRVTKENRAAGVLDNFSEGEKYAEHALRKFVRNKSPEIMPNINGFFSDPK, encoded by the exons ATGGCTTCTTCCACCCTTAACCGTTGGTTGAGGCCCGAG GTATATCCACTTTTTGCAGCCGTAGGCGTTGCTGTAGGGATCTGTGGAATGCAATTGGTTCGTAATATCTGCGGCAATCCTGAAGTCAG AGTGACAAAGGAAAACAGGGCAGCAGGGGTGTTGGACAATTTTTCAGAAGGGGAGAAATATGCTGAGCATGCTCTTAGGAAGTTTGTTCGAAACAAGTCTCCAGAGATTATGCCAAATATCAACGGCTTCTTTAGCGATCCAAAGTGA